CAGAAGTCCAGGCCTGAGCAGGCTCCAGCATCAAGAGCAGTTCCTTCTCACAGATTTATCTGAACCCAGggcttgggggttttttttgtgctgtaaaAATGCAGATTCCCCAAGAGTactgcatttcacagaaatttgCCACTTCCAGcacaacttcattttttaaaaacaaagttctgATAAGGCAGCTGGGGACTTCTCAGAACATCCATTGTCTTCcctatttcagtgtttttaaaatgtcttagctttttagaaataaaatcgGATGGGATGCTTTAATCAATCCAAAacaaatgtttgggttttttccctcccaaaaTTCTGCTTGCCAGAATCTTCTGATGTTCCCCGTCTCGCTTCATTTCAGAGTAACTGAACCCAACTGGAGGATTTCTCACGAAATGGAAGATCTCGGTCTTGCCGAGATATCTGCAGCCTTTCCAAGACATGTGAAGAATTTTCCCCCCTTGTCGTGCCATGCCACTTCCCAACAGCACAGCAATCGCGGGACAGATTTTGGTACATAATCTCAGGTGGAAGCCTGTAGGTACTGCAGCAAATACACTGCTCGTTTGCAGCCACCGACCCCGGGGAGGGTCTGGGACCCTGCACAGCAAGGTGCACCCTCGGCGGTCAGTGCCTTTCACGCTGCTCTCCTTCCACTTTCTCCTGCTGATAATGTTTGCTCTGATCTGGGTATTTGGCAGGAGAATTAACGAGAAGTAATTAGCTCACAGTGTGAAAAAGGGAGTGCCTGGTGTTTATCTTGTCTGGAGGGTTTTCCTTGATCTCAGTCTCCCAGGGGATGGTGTTAGTCTCCCGCTGTGGAGGCAGCGCCGCTGCCAGCCTGTCTCCCCAAAGCCGGCCCCGCTGACAGCCCACTGCTGTTACCAAGACCAGAGCCACACCTCACCAGCGCTGGCGGTGCACAGGGGATGGGACCCCGCAAGGTCCCTGGTGAGGTGGCCCACAAAAGAACGTTTTACCTTTTCCAGCATCCCTTTTCTCCCGTGAAAAGGAGCTTTGGCCATGGCTGCAACCTCCATCCTGCAACACCgctgcctcccagcagcccGTCCCAGCTCTTGGCAGCGTAGGCAGGGACGGGCCATCCCCATCCTTGCTAAGACCAGGCAGGCAGGGCCTGGGTACCTGAACCCCCTGGGCCTGTATCATCATCCAGCTGGTGAGATGCTCCTCTGCCCTGCTCACCGCGGGAAGGAACCAGCGGCTCTCGCAGCCCAGCACGAGCGAGGCAATTAAGTGCCCACCCTCAGCCTTGCTCGATGAGCTCCTGttggcttttctttcctaaagagCTTCCGCCATCTCCCTTGTCCCCCTGCTGCAGGATGAAAAGCCGATGAGCAAGCCTGTGAAAGTAATGCTCGCTGGTCCTTAGAGTCGGGGCTTACAAAGCCATGGGGAGCCGGGTTTATTATCCTCAGCTCCAGCCTGAGATGACCTTGTACTTCTGCcagcatttaaacaaaatattttaaaagaaggaacagattccattgctttctgtgcttgcaGGGGTTTCCTGAGCCTGCAAGCTTGCTCTGGGGCTGATAGAAGTGATAGAACATGGCcagaaagaaacaatgaaatatTGCCCAAGcttattgctttttattattgttaaagGGAGGTTCTTACTTCCAGTCTGGGGGGGGTTGAAAAATTTGAATCCCACCCAAACCTCATCCTTCCCAGCCAGAATCACAGCTCTGCACTCTGTGGCAAACATCATCCTCCAGCACAAGCAGCCGCTGCCTGGCTGGGGCGAGCGGGCGGCGCAGGCAGGGGCTGACCGGGATGGAAAATTCCATGTTGCCGCCATTGTCCAGGCTGGTGTGAGGCTgcagggcagagcccagcctccctcccctgtGTCCGTGGGGCTCAGCCAGGCTCTACCAGACTGTTATTTGTGCATTGTCTTTTTGCTCTGagctcctgccctctccccaccGCTGCAGGGAGGGGACCAGGGTACAGGCAGGGTACAGGCAGGACAGGAGACACAGTCCTCCTGGTTATCCAGCTTCAGAGCATGATCATAAATGTTCTCCAGTGCAAGAGATGCACAGAGAGGACTAGATAGCTGGGGATAACTGTGTGAATGAGGACTGCAGCAACAAGAGGTAAAGCCTGCTCCGCTCTCTCCCCCACGCCAAGCATCACACGGGTGCCTGTGCCATGGACCGTTGTCTCTACAGTGTGCAGGCTGGAGGCATTGCAGGTTGTGCACCAGCACTGGTGTCGGCTGGGCTCCATCCTGCTGCGCTCAGCAGGGCCAGGCTGCAGAGTGGGGCTGCGATGGAGGGaagagggtgggagggaggttTTGCACATCAGCAAGTTCCTCCGGTGCCACCCCAGGAGCAACCAGAGCAGCACGGGCTCTCAGGGGTGCGGGTCCACAACTTGCAGCACCCGTAGCTGGCTGCCCCTGGGGGAGATGGGCTCCGCAGgttccctgctccctgctgcagcgaTGCATACATGGAGCAGAGCTTCCCCCCGTCCCAGGCTGGTGCAGCTTGggattattttgttaaatacaaaggcaaaagcccagcgGCTGTGATGGCTCAGCAGTGCCCTGTCCCTGCATCCTGCCTGTCTGAACCACAGCTCCGTGGCTGCCCCGTGCCGAGGGGATGCTGCAAGGAGGGCACGCCACTGTGGGGGGATGCCCTTggcagagcacagagcagctgtgacagctagaaagagggaaaagtgGGCTTCAATATAAGACCAACCCCCCCCAGCAGGGTGAGGACCTGGGGAGCCAGAGCCCTGCACCTTCCTCCTCCGCCGGCAGCATGGTAACACGGCACCGTTCTCTCTCGCAGGTACATCGGGGCGCTGGGCGCAAGGGTGATCTGCGATAACATCCCCGGGCTGGTGAACAAGCAGCGGCAGCTGTGCCAGAGGTACCCTGACATCATGCAGTCGGTCGGGGAGGGAGCCAAGGAGTGGATCCGGGAGTGCCAGCACCAGTTCAGGCACCACCGCTGGAACTGCAGCACCTTGGACCGGGACCACACCGTCTTCGGGCGGGTCATGCTGCGAAGTAGGTTCTGCCCCGTCCCCTTCCCACTGCCGCATGCCTTGTCTCCCTGGGAGGGTCTCTCCTCTTGCTGGGCGGCCGTGCCCAGTGGCTTGGATTACTCCCTCAGGAGAGCTTTGCCTATCCCTGTAAATTAATCAAGCAGTAATGGGAGCAGAGCACTGCGTTTGGAATAGCTGCACCAGTTGAGATGGAGCAGGGGGAGcactgggggagaagggggaaggaggagacaCCTCCAGAGAACAGGCTTATATGTAAACAGTAATGGgatatataaatatttggagAGCAGGGTTGGCCAGGACTCAGCAGTTCACGTGGGAACGGGCTGTTCCCTCACATGGCAAGGGAGGCAAGGCAGGGCCGCGGCTCCAGTCCTTGCTTCAGGCTCCAAGGTGGAGGAGGACCACGGCTATGGGGCAGACGCCAGCCCTGCATGGACAGCTGGGCACAGACCCTGCCCAGGAGGGACCTTCCCACTCCAGGTGAGGGATGGATATGACacaagcagggacatccccaagcagcaaagaggaaaggTGCAATGGGGACAGGGGCGGGGCGGTTCCAGAGCAGGAGCAGTATCGTGGGCTCCAGCCACCCCTGGGAGGGCTCTGGCAGCGAGCGGACCCCGGGAGCTGGTGCGAGCCTTGGCACAGGCAGCGGCGCTGCAGGGCAGATGCTGCTGTGCCCCGTGACGTGCCGGGGTGCATCCAGCCACGCGGCCTCCAAATCAAAGGCAGCTGCGAAGAGCCTTTCCACTCACCAGGAGCGGCTCATATGGAGGACATGTGAGCACCCGTGGAGCGAGCTGGGGAACGGGGGGCTTGCTCCCAGCTGGCGGGGGGATGGGGCAGCTGCCTGGCGGAGCAGGCAAGCAGCAGCGCCTACAGTCCAGACCCCCAGAGAGGAACTGGCTGGCGGGAAGAGGACTGTAAGTGCCGGGGCACAGCACTCGCCAGCCTGTCTGGTCTCAGCCTCTCCATCCCCACGACGGCACCTTTACTCCCGCCCGCATCCTCTCCTGGCAGAGGATGGGGAATGATGAAAGCTCCTCGCCACAGCCCCATCCTGCGAGGCCCAAAGAGAGCTCTGTTCCCTTTGAAGTTGCTTTCAAAGGCTCTCAAAACCAAGAGGAACATGGTTTTGATTTGCAGCTTCTTTTACAGCATTATAAAAACAGCTGCGAACTCGAACCAGAGACATAAAATAGCAGGCGGCACGCTGTGCCGCGGAGGGAAAGCTGACTCCGGCCAGAGCTGCCGGCAGCTCCCGCGCTCAGCATCGCCCCGGGAGGGAGGCAGCCCCGGCTGAAGGGTGCTGGCTGGTCCCGCAGTCTCAGCACCAATGGGCACCCACAGGAGCCCCAAGCCACAGGTCAGCGACCTGAGAACAGTTGCTGAGCCCTGAGGCTCAACCTGAAATTCCCTGTAGTCTGAAAGGAGCCAGGGAAGTGGAGGCTAGACTTGGCTTACCTGTGTGCGGGACGTTCTCGCCCCCCAGCCACGAAGGTGCTGCCGCATGGTGCCCCGCTCCTTGGTGGGCTGTGCGCAGCCGCACGCTCACTCCCCGTCCCCGTTTCTCTTCCCGcggcaggcagcagggaggccGCCTTCGTCTACGCCATCTCCTCGGCTGGAGTGGTCTACGCCATCACGCGGGCGTGCAGCCAAGGGGACCTGAAGGCCTGCAGCTGCGACCCGCTCAAGAGGGGCCGCTCCAAGGACGAGCGTGGGGAGTTCGACTGGGGCGGCTGCAGCGACAACATCAACTATGGGATCCGGTTTGCCAAAGCCTTCGTGGATGCCAAGGAGAAGAAAGTGAAGGACGCCCGGGCGCTGATGAACCTGCACAACAACCGCTGCGGGAGGATGGTGAGTGCAGCCTCTACAGCTGAGCCCTGTGCCCGCCCAGCCATCCCACCGGCACCTGCTGGCAGGGGTGTGGGCATGGTCAGCAGCGTGGGCATAGGAGTGGGACCCTGGGCGTCTGCAGAGGGCAGGGCCCGCTGGAGACTGGGGCAGGTCCCGCTGCCCTGCCTTCCCGGTGCCCCCTGCACGCTCTGCCTGGCAAGACCCTGCTTACCTTTGCCCGCAGCGCGTGTCCTCGCCGATGCTGGCACCGGTGACCGTGGGAATGCGTCCTCCATACGCAGCACCCCTCTCCCATCAGGAGCCCCATCCCGCACAGGCGAGGGCTGATAAGCTGCACCAGGGACAAGCAGACCCAGGCACGATGTCCAATGCCCAGCGTGACCACCGGttctcacagcatccttcttcCCACAGGCTGTGAAGCGTTTCCTCAAGCTGGAATGCAAATGCCACGGGGTCAGCGGCTCCTGCACACTAAGGACTTGTTGGCTGGCAATGTCAGATTTTCGAAAAACAGGGGATTACCTGAGGAAGAAATACAACGGGGCCATCCAGGTGACGATGAACCAGGACGGCACTGGCTTCACGGTGGCCAACAAGAACTTCAGGAAGCCCACGAAAACAGATCTGGTGTATTTTGAGAACTCACCTGATTACTGCGTGATGGACAAGTCAGCAGGTAAAAACCAAAGCTCCAGTCGTTGCCCAAAAGcagctcttcctcccctcctgacaggccagcagctcccagctagcccagcctggcagggctgctTTGGGACACCAGCTCCCCCAGCGAACCCCAGTCCCCGGTGGGGGGTTGCGCTGTGGGGAGTCACCCAGGCCCTCAGCAGGCATCAGTGCTCGCTGGAGCGCTGGGTCCCCACAGCACCTCACACCTGCACGGACAGGACTGGGTTTGTCCAAAATCCCCAGGCTTTACACCAAAAGATCCAAACCCATCAGGCCCCTTACAATGAACGTAGCACAGCGTTTCCTCAGAGCCTTTCTCCTGAAGAGCAAAGCTCCCTTAGGCAGTAAGAGCCCATTCCGCGCAGCAGGCTGCCGGCTTCTCCTCTGAACACAGCCTGAGGCTGGGATGAGAGTGGGAAAGGCGGCATCAGGCCTGCTCAGCTCCTGCGGAGATGATCAGTGGTTTCCCAGCCTGGGGCACCCCTGGGTCGGGGGTTTGCAGTAGCTGTGGGGGcgcagcagggaaggcagcccATGCTCCTGCCGCCCTTCGGCGAGCCCTCAGCCCAAGCAGACAGGCATTTCTAGCTTTGCCAGCTGCAAAGCCCGGCTCGGCAGGCATACGCTGCTCCAGGGCCCCTGGCGGGCACAGaggggctgcagagagctgtctcccctgctcctgtgctctgggcagcagcgggcGCGGGCTCCAGCGGGGCGTGTGGGGAAGGGGCCGTGCAGAGGGTCACCGAAGCTGCACCCCTGGCCAGGCTCGCTAGAAATGCTGCAACCCATGCCCTTACCAAAGCAAGCACAGGCTCCGCAACACTCTTCCCCACAGCCCGTGCCCAGCCTTTGGAGGCCACGCTGTAGCAGAAACAACGAGATTTCACCACTGCTAAGCCAGTTGTATCCAAGGTCTCCGTTGCAGGTGGCAGATAGCCGATCTTGCCCGCTGCTACCAACCACGGGGCGGTGGGTGGAGAAAGCACTTGAGCAAGACGGACCCCCTGACCCACCCTCGCTTCCTTCCTGCAGGCTCCCTGGGCACGGCCGGTCGCGTGTGCAACAAGATGTCCCGCGGGACGGACGGTTGCGAGGTGATGTGCTGCGGGCGCGGGTATGACACCACGCGCGTCACGCGCGTCACCAAGTGCGAGTGCAAGTTCCACTGGTGCTGCGCTGTGCGCTGCAAGGAGTGCGAGGACACTGTGGACGTGCACACGTGTAAAGCACCGAAACGGGCCGAGTGGTTGGACCAGACCTGAGGAGACGGGAGCACAGAGGGACGAACCCATTGCCACCCCCccttgcaatttttttaaaaccctgtgCCCTGAGGGCCATGACATTCTGGGAGCTGTAGTTCAACTGCATggcttttatttaattaattctgCAAAGCACTAAAGAAAGGACTATGTTTCCCAGGAGGTACTGTGGACCCTTCTATTTGCTCAGCAAAACTAATCCCCTACCTAGGAGGAGTCTGCAATCCTTGCTTAAAttgtgaaactgctgttgcccGTTGTTCTCTTTGCAAACGGACGGTGCAACCGATAGAGACGCGGAGGGCCGACGGTCAGGATGCGATGGCTGAGGAAACCTGCACCTCCCCAGAGAACTTACGTTGCAGTGAAGTTTCACCAGCAAAAAACACTAGTTCTGAATAATCCACTCCTGCAGAAAGCATtcatgcttttacttttttgcaAGGCCAGAGGAAGGGTGTTGTGAATCCGTAAAACAGTTCTGTGATCCCTGAGTTTCCCTTGGGAAAAGCTGGCGCAGCCCCCCTGGCCGCACTGCTGACCCCGCTGAGCAAGAGCAACCTCTGCATGAGGCTTCTCGCTGTCTTCCCAGCGAAGGTGACAAGCGGAGATGTACATTGGAGCTGAAACGTGAACGACTGCGCAAAGACAAGGGCCAGCCCTAGATGCTGGCAGACACAGAGGGctagagaaagcaaacaaaacctgtgAACTTACCGGTAGGTTCTGAAGTCAACAGATACAACAGTGTCTCTGTAACACTCACCTGTATGTTGTGTATACTGCTTATTATTTTAAGTCAAAATTCATTATAAACCTGTATCAGAAAAtcatgttctttgctttttgagTTCCTACACACCCAGCTGGGCACTTTCCCCCCCGAGCAGGAATCAGCCCGCAGCATTTCTTCTACCTGcttgcctgcagctcctgtggTCCTACAGCAAAGGCCTCCCTGCCCCGGgagttttctgctgtttcccaCAAAGCACAGCCGCGGCATCCAGCGTGCAAAGCCCCAGGGGAATCCTTCGTAAGCAGCAGCACGCTCCAGGACATCTAATGACATAGCACTGGGTTGAGCAGGAGGTGCTAGATTAGCTTCCAAACCTTCCCTGTGAAAAAAACAAGACCAAACACCCAAAACTTAAACCATCAACTAAAACTGAAGCTGAtgagaggaggggcaggcagctgcagagctcccaGTAAATACGTTATGGAGATCCACCCCACTCATCTCTAGCAATCTCCTCAATTCTTTTCTTCCCGATTTCGGCAAGTGGTGACTAAAAAGATGCTTTATTTGGTGTACAGATATTTTATAGTCTGGTCAAAAGGTACCAATCCACACAAACAAGCTTACTGTACAAATTAGACAGTTGAACCTGCAAACTAAGTTGACCcacgtgaaaaaaaaaataattaccttaATCCTGGCAATTCCTGAGCAGTTGCTGAAGCTGATAGGGGCGCTTCTACACTTCCCTCCCAGAGCCCAGCTGCCCATTGCCCCGGGCAGGCTGCGCTCTCTCCCTGACCCAGGGAAAATGAGATTCGTTCTCCTAATGTTAATCATCATCAGGTAAGGATGTTTCACACTCTCAGAGCAAGTTTCATGAAGTTATAAGCTTACATCAACAACGGGAGAGGACAAGTCAACAGTAACATTCGCCTGTAAAGACTTTTTTAACTGGGGTCTGCTTTCACGCTGCTATtgctgctggaggggctggCAAAGCTCTCCGAGGACTCGGGGttttctcccagcagcagcaagacgTGTGGGTAGGAGCTGAGCCTGCTACAATGGCGATGGCCGAAGGAAGGTCAAAATAGCAGGACGGGATTAAGGCAAAGAAGATTATTCCGGTCCTAAACCACCCATCGGCTACTGCACGAAGAGCATCTCTGAACAGGGATTTTACCTAATAGCCCTAGGAAATATTAAAGTGGCGAGagaaaattgctttgaaaactgCTCTGATGGGAACTActcaaaaaattttaaagagtCTG
The sequence above is a segment of the Phalacrocorax aristotelis chromosome 21, bGulAri2.1, whole genome shotgun sequence genome. Coding sequences within it:
- the WNT2B gene encoding protein Wnt-2b, with protein sequence MLSPNRLEAPPGIAVAPGRAECGAFPRTAGAAPRLRLPLVLLLLALTPRADSSWWYIGALGARVICDNIPGLVNKQRQLCQRYPDIMQSVGEGAKEWIRECQHQFRHHRWNCSTLDRDHTVFGRVMLRSSREAAFVYAISSAGVVYAITRACSQGDLKACSCDPLKRGRSKDERGEFDWGGCSDNINYGIRFAKAFVDAKEKKVKDARALMNLHNNRCGRMAVKRFLKLECKCHGVSGSCTLRTCWLAMSDFRKTGDYLRKKYNGAIQVTMNQDGTGFTVANKNFRKPTKTDLVYFENSPDYCVMDKSAGSLGTAGRVCNKMSRGTDGCEVMCCGRGYDTTRVTRVTKCECKFHWCCAVRCKECEDTVDVHTCKAPKRAEWLDQT